In the Anguilla anguilla isolate fAngAng1 chromosome 7, fAngAng1.pri, whole genome shotgun sequence genome, one interval contains:
- the LOC118232284 gene encoding mucin-2-like isoform X8: MLLLTVTSLYSPISIMASPELALVTVLSLLFLGQVSFAETVNEQIKVCQTFGSGVVEPFRGIPFHLSTTCPTTLLHFIHKDVEYKIIITHSLKTGLIKKVEFILNKLITVVTDGMITVEDKSVSLPYDHMYKHIHPYGIYTKLKSKILELSVIWRFAGSEIDYLWVELSESNIEEKDALCWQGGTSENVDISPSRFIYKTEECQTRTSITLGMSCKFLSHFYGCFIENDDIPNPFQKYSSLCKANIYYYENTKTLECAFYSAIKRYCDMETYEPGWKASKCPKPTCPGDLIYMEQGNPFTPTCSHPNFINSENTVETCVCPAGKVLNNFENSSRCIPKEECPCVYGGKIFAQGENRMTKCQSCTCENGAWTCIKENCQKRCIIEGGSVTTYDGKQYMLPKACTYVASQGLNWTIIIELSEDLFLGKVILQIEQKTYTFSKDSVKFENEEILELHLTEHVMVFWQSSMYVQVQTSFGMKIQVQVKPKVQLYVTLPKSESGKVKGLCGNHNDDTRDDFIGRSEIRESVAEYFALSWVMGTCNSKTPGICNSDVDKYAHQDCSYLMDPSGIFASCHNEVPSEDYVKACEKIVCNCEGNKDCLCVALGNYAKACLNQGIDVGDWRNTTSCVEPCNSGQMFSYDARSCNSTCQSLAGPDPACDVHDAPVEGCGCPHGSLLNSDGTCTTRSECQCYYLGKTLKPGNHFIGKTKCNCKDGKLDCPEPLGCSHGKTYVNCYNSSINTVNRKCASLGMPEIMSTICESGCYCPDGQYEDHNGTCVAPADCPCLFSGVAYKSGETVTYDCQACTCKGGLWACVEEACSGNCEVFGNGHYKTFDSKWYNFDGNCEYTLVEDDCGSGHRTFSIRAESVPCCEERLTCSRRITLELQGKDTLNLHDLEVGQIGNDTQLLYSVHTVGLYFEIRIPSLDITLTWDKHTRLIITLGKRWKNKVCGLCGNFNNNEQDDLQIRGSKEKTDALTSGNSWKMPVPQCSDATEVQFNCVHFSYCANWAERRCKIISSDIFTACHQKVDYIPYYKACVEESCSCSADQASHGFCTAVAAFAEACCEAGVTVNWRTPERCPIYCDYYNEQNPQSSDATWHYKSCGPLDIKICGKNYISRKLEGCYPTCPEDFPYFDENTKKCSKTCTTTTVSPTTTTESTTTVTEPPTTTTESTTVSPTTVTESTATPTVTPTIATTITTIRSTITPTITSTPSTESTTTVTEPPTTTTESTTVSPTTVTESTATPTVTPTTATTITTVGSTITPTITSTPSTESTTTVTEPPTTTTGSTTVSPTTVTESTATPTVTPTTATTITTVGSTITPTITSTPSTESTTTVTEPPTTTTESTTVSPTTVTESTATPTVTPTTATTITTIGSTITPTITSTPSTESTTAVTEPPTTTTGSTTVSPTTVTESTATPTVSPTTATTVTTIRSTITPTITSTESTESTTTVTEPPTTTTESTTVSPTTVTESTATPTVTPITATTITTVGSTITPTITSTPSTESTTTVTEPPTTKTESTTVSPTTVTETTATPTVTPTTATTITTIGSTITPTITSTPSTESTTTVTEPPTTTTGSTTVSPTTVTESTATPTVTPTTATTITTVGSTITPTITSTPSTESTTTVTQPPTTTTESTTVSPTTVTESTATPTVTPTTATTITTIGSTITPTITSTPSTESTTTVTEPPTTTTGSTTVSPTTVTESTATPTVSPTTATTITTVGSTITPTITSTPSTESTTTVTEPPTTTTESTTVSPTTVTESTTTPTVTSASTTESTTVSPTTVTESTTTPTVTPTTATTVTTIVSTITPTITSTTTESATTTVVCFCRDEKNLRNWSCGQTWTENCIQYACNNRTIFQDKVSCPPEVKPDCPNGKLTSVPTDDCCQTWKCVYCSCWDETKLRNRTCGQTWTENCIQYTCNNGTIFQNKVSCSPEVTPDCPNGKMRSVRTDDCCQTWECDCQCQVYGDPHYITFDGTPYDFLEDCSYILVEEKKQKHNFSVIVDNFNCVANASCVRAVRVQYGKNIITLSIVSNRLIVSEFNNVNVPQPYENQGIRITTTNWKVSIYIDAIRSYVSLTPRRVLVVNLAMAYFHGNTQGQCGECGGGACVRRNGDVEPDTCCDKTAYSWLYEEKEKPHCKVKDVSCNTTITVPQCYSKRVPLCELFNHKAFKECSKKVDLTLLKKNCLFDSCMAKNNSIDCEVLEKAASDCQNAGFCVDWRPLTNGSCDVKCPEGMIYKECPSTPTTICEGGRISTKIMDTPTAGCFCPGNKHRAGGYTHTCVSDCTDCVGPHGEPKEPGDVWEANCYLCTCDKITLTQRCEPKTRSSLPTCQDNETLVRFNSTGCCNMAVCVEKTCEHRGHTYKIGERWSDSAQPCVLYSCEISGITIENKLCAEEQCLEGSRVCDKQKGCYTCKNTCSPRMSRVNVTIDGKCTDEVELPVCEGQCTSHSRWNDSELRMEKECQCCQEKTSQEKSITLKCKGGSKNTFTYKHIVDCECQLCH, from the exons ATGTTACTTCTGACGGTGACATCGCTCTATTCACCGATAAGCATCATGGCATCTCCTGAGTTGGCCCTCGTGACTGTACTGTCACTCCTCTTTCTGG gtCAAGTCAGTTTCGCAGAAACAGTCAACGAGCAGATCA AAGTGTGTCAAACCTTTGGCAGTGGTGTTGTTGAGCCATTCAGAGGCATTCCGTTTCATTTGTCTACTACCTGCCCGACCACCCTCCTGCACTTCATTCATAAAGATGTGGAGTACAAGATCATTATCACTCACAGTTTAAAAACCGGTCTGATCAAAAAAGTTGAGTTCATTCTTAATAAATTGATAACTGTCGTGACAGATGGAATGATAACTGTGGAGGATAAAAG TGTTTCTCTTCCTTATGATCACATGTATAAGCATATCCACCCATATGGCATCTACACTAAGCTGAAAAGCAAGATTCTGGAACTGTCTGTCATCTGGCGTTTTGCTGGCAGTGAGATTGATTACCTCTGG GTGGAGCTGAGTGAAAGCAATATTGAGGAGAAAGATGCGCTTTGTTGGCAAG GAGGCACAAGCGAAAATGTAGACATTAGTCCATCAAGGTTTATCTATAAAACGGAGGAATGCCAGACCCGAACCTCCATAACCTTAGGAATG AGCTGCAAGTTTCTGTCACACTTTTATGGGTGTTTCATTGAAAATGATGACATACCTAAcccatttcaaaaatatagtTCACTTTGCAAAGCAAATATTTACTACTATGAAAATACGAAGACCCTGGAGTGTGCATTTTACAGTGCCATAAAACGTTACTGTGATATGGAAACGTATGAACCTGGATGGAAAGCATCAAAATGCC CTAAGCCCACTTGTCCTGGTGACCTGATATATATGGAGCAGGGTAATCCCTTCACGCCTACCTGCTCCCACCCCAACTTCATAAACAGTGAAAACACAGTCGAAACTTGTGTGTGCCCAGCTG GTAAGGTCCTCAACAATTTTGAGAATAGTAGTCGGTGTATACCAAAGGAGGAATGTCCTTGTGTATACGGTGGGAAGATCTTTGCACAAGGTGAAAATCGGATGACAAAATGTCAGTCGTG TACCTGCGAAAATGGTGCATGGACATGCATAAAGGAGAACTGCCAAAAAAGGTGTATAATTGAAGGAGGATCTGTGACAACATATGATGGTAAACAGTACATGCTGCCAAAAGCATGCACTTATGTGGCATCTCAG GGACTCAACTGGACTATCATCATTGAATTATCCGAGGACTTATTTTTGGGAAAAGTTATTCTTCAAATTGAACAG aAAACATATACTTTCTCCAAAGATAgtgtaaaatttgaaaatgaagaaatccTTGAGCTTCATTTGACTG AACATGTGATGGTATTCTGGCAGTCTTCAATGTATGTTCAAGTGCAAACCTCCTTTGGCATGAAGATCCAAGTCCAAGTTAAACCAAAGGTTCAGTTGTATGTAACACTACCTAAAAGTGAATCTGGAAAAGTTAAAg GTCTGTGTGGGAACCACAATGATGACACCAGAGATGACTTCATAGGCAGGTCTGAAATCAGAGAGAGTGTGGCAGAATATTTTGCTCTCTCCTGGGTAATGGGCACGTGTAACAGCAAAACGCCTGGCATCTGCAACAGCGATGTTG ATAAATATGCCCATCAGGACTGTTCTTACCTGATGGACCCCAGTGGGATATTTGCAAGTTGCCACAATGAAGTTCCCAGTGAGGATTATGTCAAG GCTTGTGAGAAGATAGTCTGCAACTGTGAAGGCAACAAGGACTGTCTGTGTGTTGCCCTTGGCAACTATGCCAAAGCCTGTTTAAATCAGGGCATTGATGTGGGGGACTGGAGAAATACTACATCATGCG TGGAACCTTGTAACAGTGGCCAGATGTTTTCTTATGACGCACGGTCCTGCAACTCCACCTGCCAATCTCTAGCGGGGCCTGATCCCGCCTGTGATGTACACGATGCCCCTGTTGAAGGATGTGGCTGCCCACATGGTTCTCTCCTGAACAGTGATGGCACATGTACCACTCGGTCAGAATGCCAGTGTTACTACCTGGGGAAAACTCTGAAACCAGGGAATCATTttattggaaaaacaaaatg CAATTGTAAAGATGGAAAACTTGACTGCCCTGAACCACTTG gCTGCTCACATGGAAAGACATATGTAAATTGCTATAATTCATCAATTAACACAGTAAATAGAAAATGTGCCTCCTTGGGCATGCCTGAG ATTATGAGTACAATCTGTGAGAGTGGCTGTTATTGCCCAGACGGACAATATGAAGACCATAATGGGACTTGTGTGGCACCTGCAGACTGCCCTTGTCTGTTCAGCGGTGTGGCATACAAATCTGGGGAGACTGTTACATACGACTGTCAGGCATG CACCTGTAAGGGGGGACTTTGGGCCTGTGTGGAAGAGGCGTGTTCTGGGAACTGTGAGGTGTTTGGGAATGGGCATTACAAGACGTTTGACTCAAAGTGGTACAACTTTGATGGGAACTGCGAGTACACTCTGGTGGAG GATGACTGTGGCAGTGGACACAGGACCTTCTCCATCAGAGCAGAGAGTGTCCCCTGCTGTGAGGAGAGGTTGACATGCTCCCGCCGAATCACTTTGGAACTGCAG GGTAAAGACACTCTGAACTTACACGATTTGGAAGTGGGGCAGATTGGCAACGACACACAGCTTCTATACTCAGTTCACACCGTTGGCCTGTACTTCGAAATCAGGATTCCCAGTCTGGACATCACCCTCACATGGGACAAGCACACCAGACTTATAATCACCCTTGGGAAAAGGTGGAAG AACAAGGTTTGTGGCCTCTGTGGGAACTTCAACAACAATGAGCAGGACGATTTGCAGATACGGGGGTCAAAGGAGAAGACAGATGCCCTGACATCTGGAAACAGCTGGAAGATGCCTGTCCCACAATGCTCGGATGCAACTGAAGTGCAGTTTAACTGTGTCCACTTCTCCTACTGCGCTAATTGGGCAGAGCGACGATGCAAGATCATCTCTAGCGACATCTTCACAGCCTGTCACCAAAAG GTGGATTATATTCCATACTATAAAGCATGTGTGGAGGAGTCCTGCTCCTGCAGTGCTGATCAAGCATCCCATGGTTTCTGCACAGCTGTAGCAGCATTTGCAGAAGCTTGCTGTGAGGCGGGTGTCACTGTGAACTGGCGGACTCCCGAACGGTGTC CGATATATTGCGATTACTACAATGAACAGAATCCACAAAGCTCAGATGCCACATGGCACTACAAATCATGTGGTCCACTTGACATCAAGATCTGTGGTAAAAACTACATCTCCAGAAAACTGGAAG GCTGTTACCCAACATGTCCAGAAGATTTCCCTTACTTTgatgaaaacacaaagaaatgttCCAAAACCTGTACTACAACAACAGTatctccaacaacaacaacggaaTCAACAACCACAGTAACAGAACCTCCAACAACTACAACAGAATCAACAACAGTATCTCCTACAACTGTGACTGAATCAACAGCCACGCCAACAGTAACTCCAACAATCGCAACTACAATAACTACAATTAGATCAACAATAACACCAACAATTACTTCAACACCTTCAACGGAATCAACAACCACAGTAACAGAACCTCCAACAACTACAACGGAATCAACAACAGTATCTCCAACAACTGTGACTGAATCAACAGCCACACCAACAGTGACTCCAACAACTGCAACTACAATAACTACAGTTGGATCAACAATAACACCAACAATTACTTCAACACCTTCAACGGAATCAACAACCACAGTAACAGAACCTCCAACAAC CACAACAGGATCCACAACAGTATCTCCAACAACTGTGACTGAATCAACAGCTACACCAACAGTAACTCCAACAACTGCAACTACAATAACTACAGTTGGATCAACAATAACACCAACAATTACTTCAACACCTTCGACAGAATCAACAACCACAGTAACAGAACCTCCAACCACTACAACGGAATCAACAACAGTATCTCCAACAACTGTGACTGAATCAACAGCTACACCAACAGTAACTCCAACAACTGCAACTACAATAACTACAATTGGATCAACAATAACACCAACAATTACTTCAACACCTTCAACGGAATCAACAACCGCAGTAACAGAACCTCCAACAACCACAACAGGATCAACAACAGTATCTCCAACAACTGTGACTGAATCAACAGCCACACCAACAGTAAGTCCAACAACCGCAACTACAGTAACCACAATTAGATCAACAATAACACCAACAATTACTTCAACAGAATCAACAGAATCAACAACCACAGTAACAGAACCTCCAACAACTACAACGGAATCAACAACAGTATCTCCAACAACTGTGACTGAATCAACAGCTACACCAACAGTAACTCCAATAACTGCAACTACAATAACTACAGTTGGATCAACAATAACACCCACAATTACTTCAACACCTTCAACAGAATCAACAACCACAGTAACAGAACCTCCAACAACTAAAACGGAATCAACAACAGTATCTCCAACAACTGTGACTGAAACAACAGCTACACCAACAGTAACTCCAACAACTGCAACTACAATAACTACAATTGGATCAACAATAACACCAACAATTACTTCAACACCTTCAACGGAATCAACAACCACAGTAACAGAACCTCCAACAACCACAACAGGATCAACAACAGTATCTCCAACAACTGTGACTGAATCAACAGCCACACCAACAGTGACTCCAACAACTGCAACTACAATAACTACAGTTGGATCAACAATAACACCCACAATTACTTCAACACCTTCAACGGAATCAACAACCACAGTAACACAACCTCCCACAACTACAACGGAATCAACAACAGTATCTCCAACAACTGTGACTGAATCAACAGCCACACCAACAGTAACTCCAACAACTGCAACTACAATAACTACAATTGGATCAACAATAACACCAACAATTACTTCAACACCTTCAACGGAATCAACAACCACAGTAACAGAACCTCCAACAACCACAACAGGATCAACAACAGTATCTCCAACAACTGTGACTGAATcaacagccacacccacagtaAGTCCAACAACTGCAACTACAATAACTACAGTTGGATCAACAATAACACCAACAATTACTTCAACACCTTCAACGGAATCAACAACCACAGTAACAGAACCTCCAACAACTACAACGGAATCAACAACAGTATCTCCAACAACTGTGACTGAATCAACAACCACACCAACAGTAACTTCAGCAAGTACAACGGAATCAACAACAGTATCTCCAACAACTGTGACTGAATCAACAACCACACCAACAGTAACTCCAACAACCGCCACTACAGTAACTACAATTGTATCAACAATAACACCAACAATTACTTCAACGACAACTGAATCAGCAACTACAACAGTAG TTTGCTTCTGCAGGGATGAGAAGAATCTCAGAAACTGGAGCTGTGGCCAAACTTGGACCGAGAATTGCATCCAATATGCTTGTAATAATCGGACAATTTTCCAAGATAAGGTCAGCTGTCCACCAGAGGTCAAGCCTGACTGCCCAAATGGGAAGCTGACGAGTGTCCCAACTGATGATTGCTGTCAGACCTggaagtgtgtct ATTGCTCCTGCTGGGATGAGACGAAGCTCAGAAACCGGACCTGCGGCCAAACTTGGACCGAGAATTGCATCCAATATACTTGTAATAATGGGACAATTTTCCAAAATAAGGTCAGCTGTTCGCCAGAGGTCACGCCTGACTGCCCAAATGGGAAGATGAGGAGTGTCCGAACTGATGATTGCTGTCAGACCTGGGAGTGTGACT GTCAATGTCAGGTGTATGGAGACCCTCACTACATTACTTTTGATGGAACACCCTACGACTTCCTAGAGGACTGTTCCTATATCCTGGTGgaagagaaaaagcaaaaacataatTTCTCTGTCATTGTGGACAACTTCAATTGCGTTGCAAATGCCTCCTGTGTCAGGGCAGTCCGAGTGCAGTATGGCAAAAATATTATTACCCTCAGCATCGTTTCTAACAGGCTAATTGTG TCTGAATTCAACAATGTGAACGTCCCACAACCATATGAGAACCAGGGGATCAGAATTACAACAACCAATTGGAAGGTTTCTATTTACATCGATGCAATTCGTTCATATGTTTCCCTCACACCGAGGAGAGTACTGGTCGTCAATCTGGCAATGGCTTACTTTCATGGAAATACGCAGGGACAGTGTg GTGAATGCGGTGGTGGCGCTTGTGTTCGCAGAAATGGCGACGTCGAACCTGATACTTGTTGTGACAAGACTGCTTATAGTTGGTTATacgaagaaaaagaaaaacctcatTGTAAAGTCAAAGACGTGTCCTGTAATACCACTATTACTGTTCCACAGTGTTACAGCAAACGCGTGCCTTTATGTGAACTTTTTAATCATAA agcCTTTAAGGAATGCAGTAAAAAGGTGGACCTGACTCTGCTGAAGAAGAACTGCCTGTTTGATTCCTGTATggcaaaaaataacagcattgattGCGAAGTACTGGAAAAAGCAGCGTCAGATTGCCAGAATGCTGGATTCTGTGTGGATTGGAGACCCCTGACTAATGGATCCTGTG ATGTCAAATGTCCAGAAGGGATGATTTACAAAGAGTGCCCATCAACACCAACCACTATCTGTGAAGGAGG GCGTATTAGCACAAAAATCATGGATACACCAACAGCTGGATGCTTCTGTCCTGGCAACAAACACCGTGCTggaggatacacacacacctgcgtctCAGACTGCACCG ACTGTGTGGGACCTCATGGAGAGCCTAAAGAG CCTGGTGATGTGTGGGAGGCCAACTGCTACCTTTGCACATGTGACAAGATAACCCTGACACAGAGATGTGAACCCAAAACCCGCTCATCTCTTCCCACCTGCCAGGATAACGAGACGCTGGTCAGATTCAACTCGACTGGCTGCTGCAATATGGCTGTCTGcg TCGAGAAGACCTGTGAACACAGGGGACATACATATAAG ATTGGAGAGCGTTGGAGTGACTCCGCCCAGCCCTGTGTCTTGTACAGCTGTGAGATAAGCGGGATTACAATAGAGAATAAACTTTGTGCTGAAGAACAGTGTCTTGAG gGATCCAGAGTTTGTGATAAACAGAAAGGCTGCTACACAT GCAAAAATACCTGCAGTCCGAGAATGTCCAGAGTGAACGTTACAATAGATGGCAAGTGCACAGATGAGGTTGAGCTTCCTGTGTGTGAAGGCCAGTGCACATCACATTCTCG ATGGAATGATTCAGAATTAAGAATGGAGAAAGAATGCCAGTGCTGCCAGGAGAAGACATCCCAAGAGAAGAGTATTACCTTGAAGTGCAAAGGGGGATCCAAGAACACATTCACGTACAAGCACATCGTAGACTGCGAGTGCCAACTCTGTCACTAG